The following proteins come from a genomic window of Edaphobacter sp. 4G125:
- a CDS encoding carboxypeptidase regulatory-like domain-containing protein: protein MLLCIRRIMLACLVLVLGSLPLYAAITGSISGNVLDPSGAAIPGAQVTVRNEATGITQVVTTNGTGYYTFPALNVGVYTLSTAPAGFRTFESKNIKVDANSAININITVQVGTTNQIQEVTADELQVETQTTQLGQVIESTKMTSVPLNGRSFTDLLSLQPGVSPYKGTSEAGRTVSGDLDPGNVSINGGREASNGYMINGADANEGVYNGAAIIPNLDSIAEFRILTNNFDAEYGNFSGGVINVVTKSGTNRFHGNAFDFLRNTDLDSANYFAPANQRGVFIQNIFGGTIGGPIRKDKAFFFADYQGTRQIKGATQRFQVPSADNRNGYFDTSDKSPLTAGVVYGAGWAQVLSNRLGYPVTANEPYYVPGCTSATCVFPNAYIPKSAWSPVAGNLLQYIPQANIGDDVFATAAVSAHLTDNKGGIRGDLNTRFGNFFGYYFIDQFSLNDPYISGVNIPGFTSANQGRAQMINLGLTTTVHGTSVNDLRFTYMRIINHLGNPVQGTGVSLASLGFTTPWGPAGGLSNINPALTGVPAIGLNNYNFGTPVDTLNQYNNMFQVLETYAQTIGRHNLKYGINYHYDQINERNYYAANGQFSFNGQETGSDFSDMLIGAPNNFIQASPQILDSRSHYFGAFGQDSWRALTNLTVNFGLRYEISTPWYDTQNKLETLIPGVQSVVFPGAPKGYLVPGDPGVSRTLAPIRYNNFAPRFGFNYSPAASDGFLGKLTGGSGNFTIRGGYGFFYTNIQDATGFIEVGDAPYGLFYSSPVQPMLETPYIDRGTGNNEGQRFPFAFPPTNVSKDNPDTTFNWDQVVPISGSALFDVHNVLPYVQSFYLGVQRSVGSRTVLSLNYVGNVGRKLITQEESNPGDPALCLALRGAALAPGQTDCGPGNESQQYIKADGTVVNGTRILGLDFGSNPYMRTTSSSSFNSLQASLQHSSKRYEFLLGYTFSRSFDNASAQSDKTNVLNPALSWGLSNFDVTHNFVGSYTVQLPFDRLTPGQSGIAYYLARGWSVSGITTFATGLPITISKNDDQSLTGTGADLPDYTPGKLIINKDPRKGLPYFDPTLFTQEPLGQFGNSRRRFFHGPGINNTDLALQRKFDFTESTYLQFRAEAFNIFNHAQFNGPSGNWNNVGINGFGYVTSARDPRIMQVALKLYF from the coding sequence ATGCTTCTGTGTATTCGCAGGATTATGCTGGCGTGTCTTGTCCTTGTTCTGGGGTCTTTGCCGCTATATGCAGCGATTACGGGATCTATCTCGGGCAACGTCCTCGACCCGAGCGGTGCCGCAATCCCCGGGGCGCAAGTGACGGTACGCAATGAGGCGACTGGCATTACGCAAGTCGTCACCACCAACGGGACCGGTTATTACACCTTTCCCGCACTCAATGTCGGTGTCTACACGCTTTCCACTGCACCGGCAGGATTCCGCACGTTCGAGAGTAAAAACATCAAGGTCGACGCCAATTCCGCCATCAATATCAACATCACCGTTCAGGTCGGCACCACAAATCAGATCCAGGAAGTAACTGCAGACGAGTTGCAAGTGGAGACGCAGACCACACAACTCGGCCAGGTCATTGAGAGTACCAAGATGACCTCTGTTCCGCTCAACGGCCGCTCCTTCACCGATCTGCTTTCATTGCAACCCGGTGTCTCTCCCTATAAAGGGACCTCGGAGGCGGGACGCACTGTATCTGGTGATCTCGATCCAGGCAACGTGTCGATCAACGGTGGCCGCGAGGCCTCTAACGGCTACATGATCAACGGTGCCGACGCCAACGAGGGAGTCTACAATGGCGCGGCGATTATCCCGAACCTCGACTCCATCGCCGAGTTCCGTATCCTGACCAACAACTTCGATGCAGAGTATGGAAACTTCAGCGGCGGCGTGATCAATGTTGTAACCAAATCGGGTACGAACCGTTTCCATGGCAATGCGTTCGATTTTCTGCGCAATACCGATCTCGATTCAGCGAACTACTTTGCCCCCGCTAACCAGCGAGGCGTCTTTATCCAGAACATCTTTGGGGGCACCATCGGCGGTCCTATCCGCAAGGACAAGGCCTTTTTCTTCGCCGATTACCAGGGGACTCGGCAGATCAAGGGTGCCACGCAGAGATTTCAGGTGCCCTCGGCGGACAATCGTAATGGTTATTTTGATACAAGCGACAAATCTCCGCTGACCGCCGGTGTTGTTTACGGTGCAGGCTGGGCCCAGGTGCTTTCCAACCGCCTTGGCTATCCGGTCACGGCAAATGAACCCTATTATGTCCCAGGCTGTACTTCGGCCACCTGCGTCTTTCCCAATGCCTACATTCCCAAATCGGCCTGGTCGCCTGTTGCAGGAAACCTACTGCAATACATTCCTCAGGCCAATATAGGGGATGATGTCTTTGCGACCGCTGCGGTGTCCGCTCACCTGACCGACAACAAGGGAGGCATTCGTGGCGACCTCAACACGCGCTTCGGCAACTTCTTTGGTTACTACTTCATCGATCAGTTCTCCCTCAACGATCCCTATATCAGCGGAGTCAACATCCCTGGCTTTACCTCAGCCAATCAGGGCCGAGCGCAGATGATTAATCTTGGCCTTACCACCACTGTGCATGGTACCTCGGTCAACGATCTGCGGTTCACCTACATGCGCATCATCAATCATCTGGGAAATCCGGTGCAGGGCACTGGTGTTTCGCTCGCCTCGCTCGGCTTCACCACGCCGTGGGGCCCTGCGGGTGGGCTCTCCAACATCAACCCTGCGCTTACAGGTGTGCCCGCAATCGGACTGAATAATTACAACTTCGGCACGCCGGTCGATACTCTCAACCAGTACAACAACATGTTTCAGGTGCTGGAGACCTACGCGCAGACGATTGGTCGCCACAATCTGAAATACGGCATCAACTATCATTACGACCAAATTAACGAACGCAACTACTACGCCGCGAATGGGCAGTTCAGTTTCAATGGACAAGAGACGGGAAGCGACTTTTCGGACATGCTGATTGGCGCTCCGAATAATTTTATTCAGGCCAGTCCGCAGATCCTCGATTCGCGCAGTCACTACTTCGGTGCGTTCGGTCAGGATTCCTGGCGGGCCCTCACGAACCTCACCGTGAACTTCGGCCTGCGGTATGAGATCTCAACTCCCTGGTACGACACCCAGAATAAACTCGAGACGTTGATCCCGGGTGTACAGTCTGTGGTCTTTCCCGGGGCTCCCAAGGGTTACCTGGTTCCGGGCGATCCTGGAGTATCGCGTACCCTGGCTCCGATCCGTTACAACAACTTTGCTCCTCGCTTTGGCTTTAACTATTCCCCTGCGGCGAGCGATGGTTTCCTGGGCAAGCTCACGGGAGGATCCGGCAACTTCACCATTCGTGGCGGTTACGGTTTCTTCTACACCAATATTCAGGATGCAACGGGATTTATCGAAGTCGGCGATGCTCCGTATGGTTTGTTTTACTCCAGCCCCGTGCAGCCCATGTTGGAGACGCCCTACATCGATCGTGGAACGGGCAATAATGAAGGGCAGCGCTTTCCCTTCGCCTTCCCGCCGACTAACGTCTCCAAAGATAATCCCGATACCACCTTCAACTGGGATCAGGTCGTCCCCATCTCCGGATCCGCGCTCTTCGATGTCCACAATGTTTTGCCCTACGTGCAGAGCTTTTACCTTGGCGTCCAGCGAAGCGTCGGCAGCCGCACTGTACTCAGTCTGAATTACGTCGGCAACGTCGGCCGCAAACTGATTACACAGGAAGAGTCCAATCCGGGTGATCCGGCACTTTGCCTTGCATTGCGGGGAGCGGCGCTTGCTCCCGGCCAGACCGATTGCGGGCCAGGCAATGAGAGCCAGCAGTACATCAAGGCTGATGGTACGGTCGTCAACGGCACCCGCATCCTTGGTCTGGACTTCGGCTCGAATCCCTATATGCGCACCACGTCGAGCTCCAGCTTCAACTCTTTGCAGGCATCGTTGCAACACTCCAGCAAACGCTACGAGTTCCTGTTGGGCTATACCTTCTCCCGCTCCTTCGACAACGCCTCAGCGCAGTCGGATAAGACCAATGTACTCAATCCTGCGCTGAGCTGGGGTCTGTCGAACTTTGATGTAACTCACAACTTTGTTGGCAGCTATACGGTGCAGCTTCCGTTCGATCGATTGACTCCCGGCCAGTCAGGCATTGCGTATTACCTTGCCAGGGGATGGTCGGTCTCGGGCATCACAACCTTTGCTACTGGTTTGCCGATTACCATTTCGAAAAATGACGATCAGTCCCTGACCGGGACGGGTGCCGATCTTCCGGACTACACTCCAGGCAAGCTCATCATCAACAAAGATCCGCGCAAGGGTCTACCGTACTTCGACCCCACGCTCTTCACGCAGGAGCCGCTGGGGCAATTCGGAAACTCCAGGCGTCGCTTCTTCCATGGACCAGGGATTAATAACACCGACCTGGCGCTGCAACGTAAGTTCGATTTCACTGAATCGACTTATCTACAGTTCCGTGCCGAGGCGTTTAACATCTTTAACCATGCCCAGTTCAATGGGCCTTCCGGGAATTGGAACAACGTGGGCATAAATGGTTTTGGCTACGTTACGTCCGCTCGCGATCCACGCATCATGCAGGTTGCTCTCAAGCTGTACTTCTAA
- a CDS encoding pyrroloquinoline quinone-dependent dehydrogenase produces the protein MRAYPRRIVGHTARSLVVGLALATCAAAQVKAPHQVSTGADDLVTHEMLRNTALADNWPSYNGDYTGRRYTSLTQINRSNVAQLQARWVFHSRNAGILEATPLVVDGVMYMTGSNDAYALDAATGKVLWHHTRPVTQGLIDDASGHINRGVAILGTRLYMQTDNAHLLCLDARSGNLLWDVAYAQDNRNYGATSAPLVVKDKVLVGTSGGDDGVRGFVVAFDAKTGKEAWRFWTIPAPGEPGSETWPKGDIYKHGGGTTWMPGAYDPALNTIYWTTGNPSPDFDGTVREGDNLYTNCVLALDPDTGKLKWHFQFTPHDLNDYDATETPVLIDMAFKGKPRKLLLQANRNGFIYVLDRESGEFLQATQFAQTLNWAKGIDAKGRPIRTDLVPSAEGTRMCPSYAGATNWYSPTWNEHTRMFYFLSLDDCSVFRAKTEDFAEGKAYYSTGAAHLPTERNKKYLNAYDPVTDKFAWRYAQTGDTHSFAGAMSTATGLVIFGNDAQEFEVVDGTTGKSLWHFNLGQHVHASPMSYAVDGVQYFAVAAGNDLFSFSLPQQAQGRHDVSGGTSR, from the coding sequence GTGAGAGCTTACCCTCGCCGCATCGTTGGCCATACTGCCCGTAGCCTGGTTGTGGGCCTTGCTCTCGCTACTTGCGCGGCAGCACAGGTGAAGGCGCCTCACCAGGTATCGACCGGGGCGGACGATCTCGTAACGCACGAGATGCTTCGCAATACCGCGCTTGCCGACAACTGGCCTTCCTATAATGGCGACTATACGGGCCGACGCTACACCAGTCTCACGCAGATCAACCGGTCGAATGTCGCGCAGCTGCAGGCCCGGTGGGTCTTTCATAGTCGTAATGCAGGCATTCTCGAGGCAACGCCTCTTGTGGTCGATGGCGTTATGTATATGACCGGATCCAACGATGCCTACGCGCTGGATGCTGCGACCGGCAAAGTACTCTGGCACCATACTCGCCCCGTAACTCAGGGGCTTATCGATGATGCTTCAGGTCATATCAACCGCGGCGTGGCCATACTTGGTACCCGGCTCTATATGCAGACGGATAATGCGCATCTGCTCTGCCTTGATGCACGATCCGGGAACCTGCTTTGGGATGTCGCTTACGCTCAGGACAATCGCAACTACGGTGCGACCAGTGCCCCTCTTGTTGTCAAAGACAAGGTACTCGTTGGGACCTCTGGCGGCGATGATGGTGTGCGCGGCTTTGTCGTGGCTTTCGATGCAAAAACTGGCAAAGAGGCTTGGCGCTTCTGGACGATTCCTGCTCCCGGCGAGCCCGGCTCCGAGACCTGGCCCAAGGGAGACATCTACAAACATGGCGGTGGCACAACGTGGATGCCTGGCGCCTATGATCCTGCTCTCAATACGATCTATTGGACTACGGGCAATCCTTCGCCTGACTTCGATGGTACGGTGCGCGAAGGCGACAATCTCTACACCAACTGTGTGCTCGCGCTCGACCCCGATACGGGGAAGCTCAAATGGCACTTTCAGTTCACGCCTCACGATCTCAACGACTACGACGCTACCGAAACACCTGTGCTCATCGATATGGCCTTCAAAGGCAAGCCGCGTAAGTTGCTCCTCCAGGCCAACCGGAATGGTTTTATCTATGTGCTCGACCGCGAATCGGGAGAGTTTCTTCAGGCGACTCAGTTTGCGCAGACGCTCAATTGGGCGAAGGGAATCGATGCGAAGGGGCGGCCCATTCGGACGGACTTAGTGCCCAGCGCGGAAGGAACGCGCATGTGTCCCAGCTATGCCGGCGCTACGAACTGGTACTCGCCTACCTGGAATGAACACACCCGGATGTTCTACTTCCTGTCGCTTGATGATTGCAGCGTCTTTCGAGCCAAGACCGAGGACTTTGCCGAAGGAAAGGCTTACTACTCGACCGGAGCCGCCCATTTACCCACAGAGCGCAACAAAAAGTACCTCAACGCATATGACCCTGTGACGGATAAGTTCGCATGGCGCTATGCACAGACCGGGGATACCCACTCCTTCGCAGGAGCGATGAGCACTGCCACGGGGCTGGTGATCTTCGGCAACGATGCCCAGGAGTTCGAAGTAGTGGATGGAACTACAGGGAAATCGCTCTGGCACTTTAATCTCGGTCAACATGTTCATGCTTCGCCGATGAGCTACGCAGTCGATGGTGTCCAGTATTTTGCCGTCGCTGCTGGAAACGACCTCTTCAGCTTTTCACTGCCCCAGCAGGCACAGGGTAGACACGACGTTTCGGGAGGTACGTCCAGATAG
- a CDS encoding SMP-30/gluconolactonase/LRE family protein, with the protein MLRSKMHRWRVVSLAVALSCLAAANLAAQRRQRSFSLEADSPEFWSLVAKDAQLVTVGSGFGFTEGPIWEPGGTLIVSDEVTNELCRLYPDGHHETIMKLGDPDGNTLDQQRRVIVTASVLRSLIRLSPDEKSYTVIADRYQGMRLNSPNDVTLGPDGALYFTDPTLDLVKGEKQETPWKGVYRLASDGTLTLLVRDLSQPNGLAFSPDGRYLFVDDTERKEIWRYTFHKEGTVSDGVLFAEEKSTDAPGVPDGMKFDRKGNLYVTGPGGIWVWSPEGKRLGRILLPTTAANLTWGGEDRSTMWITAGPKVYTLKMKVAGYLPYAEPKEKK; encoded by the coding sequence ATGCTTCGCTCGAAGATGCACCGCTGGCGTGTCGTTTCCCTTGCCGTAGCCCTATCGTGCCTGGCGGCCGCGAATCTTGCTGCGCAACGGAGGCAACGCAGTTTCTCGCTGGAGGCGGATTCGCCAGAGTTCTGGTCGCTGGTTGCAAAGGACGCGCAGTTGGTGACCGTGGGCTCCGGCTTCGGATTCACCGAAGGTCCTATATGGGAACCGGGCGGAACTCTGATTGTCAGCGACGAAGTCACCAACGAGCTTTGTCGGCTTTACCCCGATGGCCATCACGAGACCATCATGAAACTCGGCGACCCGGACGGCAATACGCTTGACCAGCAACGGCGGGTTATCGTGACGGCCAGTGTGTTGCGTTCCTTGATCCGGCTTTCGCCGGATGAGAAGAGCTACACCGTGATCGCCGACCGTTACCAGGGGATGCGTCTCAACAGCCCGAACGACGTTACGCTCGGCCCCGATGGCGCGCTCTACTTTACCGATCCCACGCTGGATCTGGTTAAGGGAGAAAAACAGGAGACACCCTGGAAAGGTGTCTATCGTCTTGCCTCGGATGGAACGCTCACACTGTTGGTGCGGGACCTGTCTCAGCCCAACGGGCTCGCGTTTTCGCCTGACGGCCGATATCTCTTCGTCGACGATACTGAACGCAAAGAGATATGGCGCTACACCTTCCATAAAGAGGGCACGGTCTCTGATGGCGTTCTCTTCGCTGAAGAGAAGAGTACAGACGCGCCTGGCGTTCCCGATGGGATGAAGTTCGACCGTAAAGGCAATCTCTACGTTACCGGACCGGGAGGAATCTGGGTATGGAGCCCGGAAGGAAAGCGGCTGGGGCGCATTCTGCTTCCCACGACCGCGGCCAATCTCACCTGGGGCGGCGAAGACCGTTCCACCATGTGGATTACCGCTGGGCCTAAGGTCTACACGCTCAAGATGAAGGTTGCCGGCTACCTACCCTACGCTGAACCGAAGGAGAAGAAGTGA
- a CDS encoding c-type cytochrome yields the protein MKNRFRHALAVFAIALLPTPYLCAQVDVAAGSKTFSTNCAGCHGSDGRGGERAPNIATARNIVSLTDKDLAGFIRNGITGSGMPAFGFLGDDGIRDVVAFLRQLQGKTTTDVKLTGDQASGRALFFGKADCSSCHMMHGEGGFLASDLSDYGSGIAPERIRAAIVGPETFVTPGSEVVEFTTLRGESLRGVLRSEDNFNIVVQLQNGRYRRFTKSSLKKLTHTGHSLMPADYGSRLSSAQIDDIVTFLVRSADPIDPSSRRRRSKAD from the coding sequence ATGAAAAACAGGTTCCGTCACGCTCTAGCTGTATTCGCTATTGCTCTGCTCCCCACACCTTATTTGTGTGCTCAGGTCGATGTGGCGGCGGGGAGCAAGACCTTTTCAACCAACTGTGCTGGATGTCACGGTTCGGATGGCCGTGGCGGCGAACGCGCTCCGAATATTGCGACGGCGCGCAATATCGTCTCGCTGACAGACAAAGATCTCGCTGGTTTTATCCGTAATGGGATTACCGGTTCGGGTATGCCGGCCTTTGGTTTTCTTGGCGATGATGGGATTCGCGATGTTGTGGCCTTCCTTCGTCAGTTGCAGGGGAAGACAACAACCGACGTAAAGCTTACCGGTGACCAGGCCTCGGGTCGCGCGCTTTTCTTTGGGAAAGCAGATTGTTCCTCATGCCATATGATGCATGGCGAGGGCGGTTTTCTTGCCAGTGATCTCTCTGATTATGGGAGCGGCATTGCACCTGAGCGTATTCGAGCCGCAATCGTTGGTCCCGAAACCTTTGTGACACCCGGTTCCGAGGTCGTCGAATTCACCACCTTGCGTGGCGAATCGCTTCGCGGCGTTCTGCGCTCCGAGGACAACTTCAACATCGTTGTACAGCTACAGAATGGACGCTATCGTCGTTTTACAAAGTCCAGCCTCAAAAAGCTCACGCATACTGGACACTCGCTGATGCCCGCCGATTACGGTAGCCGTCTCTCGTCGGCTCAGATCGACGATATCGTCACGTTTCTTGTGCGTTCCGCTGACCCGATCGATCCCTCATCCCGTCGCAGACGATCAAAGGCAGATTGA
- a CDS encoding ComEA family DNA-binding protein, whose amino-acid sequence MMKKKRSGALRAVWCGVLFLGAGIAIASSAALAAPTLQQAAPPAAAQQKSNSQYAVLPDGPGKDTLVRVCSKCHSPTNVVANGQTRDGWEDTLTKMAGMGASASDEEFTEILDYLVKNFPPVTKKINMNKATASELESQLGFTTKQAESIVAYREKNGAFKTSDDVKHVPDLNASDVDARRNRMTFQ is encoded by the coding sequence ATGATGAAGAAGAAGAGGTCAGGAGCTTTACGGGCGGTTTGGTGTGGGGTTCTTTTTCTTGGGGCGGGAATCGCCATTGCGTCCTCGGCGGCATTGGCTGCTCCCACTTTGCAGCAGGCTGCTCCTCCGGCTGCGGCGCAACAGAAGAGCAACTCCCAGTATGCGGTGTTACCGGATGGGCCGGGGAAGGATACCCTTGTTCGTGTTTGCAGCAAATGTCATTCCCCGACCAACGTGGTCGCTAATGGACAGACCCGCGATGGATGGGAAGATACTCTCACCAAGATGGCAGGGATGGGCGCTTCAGCTTCGGATGAAGAGTTTACCGAGATCCTCGACTATCTAGTGAAGAACTTTCCACCGGTCACGAAGAAGATCAATATGAACAAGGCGACGGCCAGTGAACTGGAGTCGCAGTTGGGTTTCACGACTAAGCAGGCTGAGAGTATCGTGGCTTACAGGGAAAAGAATGGAGCTTTCAAGACGTCCGATGACGTCAAGCACGTTCCTGACCTGAATGCGAGTGATGTCGATGCCCGTCGCAATCGCATGACTTTTCAATAA
- a CDS encoding LacI family DNA-binding transcriptional regulator — translation MPPTQKELAKLAGVSSGTVSNVISGSTRVSERSRQKVLEAIRVLNYQPNLIARSLKTNRTRTLGIVVPDLTIPFFPKIIRGAECAARERGYFLIVLDSEGSPEREVEMVALLRAQRIEGMLLVTASGEDLTSERWDALNSTFPVVCLDRVPADLEVDSVCVDDCGAAEMAITHLMRGGHKEIAVITGPLALRNEQERVRGYRQALQKGGISLQKSLIWSGSFEQDEVARLCQNGMFRPTGRPTALFATNGVTGLAALRSLYSVGLSTPKDFAFITFDEITAEDFFRPGITSVVQPTFDMGYRAIEVLLGRIEKGEGRRQRVRLPATLTVRESSTSSVDLSANGKRLNPKTTRIDRRR, via the coding sequence ATGCCGCCAACACAAAAAGAGCTTGCGAAGCTGGCCGGGGTTTCCTCTGGTACGGTCTCGAATGTCATCAGTGGGTCGACACGAGTAAGCGAGAGATCCAGACAAAAAGTACTGGAAGCCATTCGGGTTTTGAATTATCAACCCAATCTGATCGCGCGAAGCCTGAAGACCAATCGCACACGAACATTGGGTATCGTCGTCCCGGACCTCACGATTCCTTTCTTTCCCAAAATCATTCGAGGCGCTGAATGCGCAGCTCGCGAGCGCGGCTACTTTCTGATCGTGCTCGATTCCGAAGGCAGCCCAGAGCGCGAGGTGGAGATGGTTGCCCTGCTCCGTGCACAACGGATTGAAGGCATGCTACTGGTCACGGCCAGCGGAGAGGATCTTACTTCGGAGAGATGGGATGCACTGAACTCTACCTTTCCGGTCGTCTGTCTCGACCGCGTCCCGGCTGACCTTGAAGTGGATTCCGTTTGCGTTGACGACTGTGGAGCCGCAGAGATGGCCATTACTCACCTGATGCGCGGTGGCCACAAAGAGATCGCAGTCATCACGGGTCCGCTCGCACTTCGCAATGAGCAGGAGCGTGTCCGGGGCTATCGACAGGCTTTGCAGAAAGGCGGGATCTCTCTTCAGAAATCCCTGATTTGGAGCGGTAGTTTTGAACAGGATGAGGTCGCGCGCCTTTGTCAGAATGGGATGTTTCGTCCTACGGGCAGGCCAACGGCCCTCTTCGCAACAAATGGAGTCACGGGCCTGGCAGCTCTGAGAAGTCTCTATAGCGTGGGCCTTAGCACGCCGAAGGACTTTGCCTTTATCACTTTCGACGAGATCACTGCGGAAGACTTCTTTCGGCCCGGCATTACATCAGTGGTACAACCAACCTTCGATATGGGATATCGTGCCATTGAAGTCCTCCTCGGTCGAATCGAAAAGGGAGAAGGCCGACGTCAGCGAGTTCGCCTGCCTGCCACTCTCACGGTAAGAGAATCTTCCACTAGTTCAGTGGATCTTTCTGCCAACGGCAAACGGCTCAACCCAAAGACAACGCGTATAGACCGTCGGCGTTGA
- a CDS encoding sugar ABC transporter ATP-binding protein, translating into MTRTILLRAVALAKSFAGIHALRQISFDLLQGEVHALIGENGAGKSTFTKIATGALAPDAGELWIEDQQVHTYSPAQARAMGIAAIYQQPLLFPHLTVAENIAFAFEAESEWKVNWKQRYSQARELLLRLGSDLDPKRLASTLSMAEQQIVEIAKALGSSAKILFMDEPTALLTDHEVTNLFRLVRQLREEGVGIVYISHRLEEIQTIADRITVLRDGCTIDCRQAAGVERKELIELMVGRSLASIFPKRDVPARETALSVSRLHNEALGLRDITFEVKQGEILGFSGLVGSGRTELARTLFGLSPTSSQVQIEGKSVHITSAAEAIRFGIGYLPEDRRQQGLILDMGITENVSMASLHRVSRWGLIQKEQETAQAERYIHELRIKARSPETITKTLSGGNQQKVALARWLTIHPRIMILDEPTQGVDVGSKSEIHELIMQMAERGVAIILISSELPEILGMCDRIAVFRNRSIVGILSREDATQSKIMALAFGHAENVSA; encoded by the coding sequence ATGACGAGAACCATTCTGCTACGTGCGGTTGCCCTTGCAAAAAGCTTCGCGGGGATTCACGCGCTGCGGCAGATCTCGTTTGACCTCCTCCAGGGCGAAGTCCACGCCTTGATTGGAGAGAACGGTGCAGGAAAATCCACCTTCACAAAAATTGCCACCGGCGCCCTTGCACCCGACGCTGGAGAACTCTGGATCGAAGATCAGCAGGTGCACACTTACTCCCCTGCCCAGGCGCGCGCTATGGGTATAGCGGCCATCTATCAGCAACCCCTGCTCTTTCCCCACCTGACGGTAGCCGAGAATATTGCTTTTGCATTCGAAGCTGAATCTGAATGGAAGGTGAACTGGAAGCAGCGTTACTCTCAAGCCCGCGAACTTCTCCTCCGTCTTGGCTCGGACCTCGATCCGAAGCGGCTTGCCAGCACCTTAAGCATGGCGGAACAACAGATTGTGGAGATCGCCAAGGCACTCGGTTCAAGCGCGAAAATCCTCTTCATGGATGAACCAACTGCCCTGCTGACCGATCACGAGGTAACCAACTTGTTTCGCCTGGTTCGCCAGCTTCGCGAAGAAGGAGTGGGTATCGTCTATATCTCTCATCGTCTGGAGGAGATTCAGACCATCGCCGACAGGATCACAGTTCTTCGTGATGGCTGCACCATCGATTGCAGGCAGGCAGCAGGTGTTGAGCGAAAAGAATTAATCGAGCTGATGGTGGGGCGTTCGCTCGCTTCCATCTTTCCAAAGCGCGATGTACCTGCTCGGGAAACTGCGCTCTCGGTTAGCAGACTGCACAATGAAGCGCTTGGCCTTCGCGATATCACCTTCGAGGTCAAGCAAGGCGAAATCCTGGGATTCTCTGGCCTCGTCGGTTCGGGGCGCACCGAACTAGCCAGAACACTCTTCGGATTGTCTCCTACCTCCTCGCAGGTACAGATCGAAGGAAAGTCCGTTCACATTACCTCTGCTGCAGAAGCCATCCGCTTCGGAATCGGATATCTACCGGAAGACCGCCGCCAGCAGGGACTCATCCTCGATATGGGGATAACAGAAAACGTCAGTATGGCGAGCCTGCATCGAGTTTCGCGATGGGGCCTCATCCAGAAAGAGCAGGAGACAGCTCAAGCGGAACGATATATCCATGAGCTCCGCATTAAGGCCCGCAGTCCAGAAACGATTACGAAGACGCTCTCAGGCGGCAACCAGCAGAAGGTGGCTCTTGCGCGCTGGCTGACAATTCATCCTCGCATCATGATTCTCGACGAACCGACACAGGGAGTGGATGTCGGCTCGAAGTCCGAGATTCACGAGTTGATCATGCAGATGGCCGAGCGCGGCGTCGCCATCATATTGATCTCTTCCGAACTTCCAGAGATTCTCGGTATGTGTGATCGCATCGCGGTTTTCCGCAACAGATCGATTGTGGGCATACTGAGCCGGGAAGATGCAACGCAGTCAAAGATCATGGCGCTCGCCTTTGGCCACGCAGAGAACGTTTCGGCATGA